A window from Hemibagrus wyckioides isolate EC202008001 linkage group LG19, SWU_Hwy_1.0, whole genome shotgun sequence encodes these proteins:
- the phf21b gene encoding PHD finger protein 21B isoform X3: MKRELQDGELKKQLHERQSRVLSEKQKLAVRSCPVGTPAKPLSLIKPPSQSIAISVVPAKAPVSMVTAHINGQKAANSDTLQTSPINLQTANRAHRPGELCHSQMLGTLTAVPIKVPQVSSLHRLAGQSPTVLPQVRPKTLIPDSLPHSPCQEQQSSQPLSLARGTAVVSPKSQGLGTFSPERMSSSQGEITPPPLPVPSVSTATASPGVAYAIISATSPAANGVAAMSEAVKVQPLIFSPDSKVIIIQPQIPSSSQGSPGPQAEIPSQEPSPAPSPPHKTNKKEEDPEKIAFMVALGLVTTEHLEEIQTKRQERKRRSTANPAYSLFDPERKRLASNYLNSPLFLSARDSEDLCWKEELEHDDHCAVCKEEGNLQQCHSCTRAYHLDCLHPPLKSPPKGMWMCPKCQKKVLNKENLSWPHNFVQSYVTHKTVREEEKRRLMRRNSELKKECAHLKDEDQRLNKSLLKCRDMKERLLSQQRETQASLERLRALIRLIQRDHMIQVTMTATTTTSGGAALLSLPWIKPSSTSSTSSSTASPAGSSTLLHKSVLHSQGNN, translated from the exons AAGCTAGCTGTAAGAAGTTGTCCTGTGGGGACACCGGCCAAGCCGCTCTCCCTCATCAAGCCTCCCAGCCAGAGCATCGCCATCTCTGTGGTGCCAGCCAAGGCACCTGTTTCCATGGTGACCGCACACATTAACGGACAAAAGGCGGCGAACTCTGACACGCTGCAGACGTCCCCCATCAACCTTCAAACGGCCAACCGAGCGCACAGACCGGGGGAGCTGTGCCACTCACAG ATGCTGGGAACACTCACAGCAGTGCCCATCAAGGTGCCTCAGGTCAGCTCTCTGCATCGGCTGGCAGGGCAGTCGCCCACTGTGCTacctcag GTTAGGCCAAAGACTCTGATCCCGGACAGCCTTCCCCACAGCCCGTGCCAGGAGCAGCAGTCCAGCCAGCCACTGAGCCTGGCACGTGGTACTGCTGTGGTCAGCCCCAAAAGCCAGGGACTTGGTACCTTCAGCCCAGAGAGGATGTCCAGCAGCCAGGGTGAGATCACGCCACCTCCCCTGCCCGTACCCAGCGTCTCCACAGCCACCGCCAGCCCTGGTGTCGCGTATGCCATCATTTCCGCCACCTCACCCGCAGCCAATGGAGTGGCAGCCATGAGTGAAGCAGTGAAAGTGCAACCCCTGATCTTCAGCCCAGACAGCAAG GTGATTATAATCCAGCCACAGATCCCTAGCAGCTCTCAGGGTTCTCCAGGCCCCCAGGCTGAGATCCCCTCTCAGGAGCCCAGTCCTGCCCCCTCTCCCCCACACAAGACCAATAAAAAGGAGGAAGACCCAGAG AAAATTGCCTTCATGGTAGCGCTCGGCCTAGTCACTACAGAACACTTGGAAG AAATCCAGACCAAACGacaggagaggaagagaagaagtaCGGCTAACCCTGCATACAGCCTGTTTGATCCAGAG CGCAAAAGGCTTGCATCAAATTACCTGAACAGCCCCCTCTTCCTATCAGCCAGAG ACTCTGAGGATCTGTGTTGGAAG GAGGAGCTGGAGCATGATGACCATTGTGCTGTATGCAAAGAGGAAGGGAACCTTCAGCAGTGCCATAGCTGCACCCGTGCTTACCACCTAGACTGCTTACACCCTCCGCTCAAATCCCCACCCAAGGGCATGTGGATGTGCCCTAAGTGCCAGAAGAAG GTACTGAATAAAGAAAACTTGTCTTGGCCACATAATTTTGTTCAATCCTACGTTACACACAAAACAG tgagagaggaagagaagagaagactgATGAGGAGGAACAGTGAGCTGAAGAAAGAGTGTGCACACCTGAAAGACGAAGATCAGAGACTCAACAAATCACTCTTG AAATGCAGAGACATGAAGGAGCGTCTGCTGAGTCAGCAGAGAGAGACCCAGGCGTCTCTGGAGCGTCTCCGAGCCCTAATCCGCCTCATCCAGCGTGATCACATGATCCAGGTCACCATGacagccaccaccaccacttcaGGGGGAGCAGCACTGCTCTCTCTGCCCTGGATCAAACCGAGCTCCACCAGCAGCACGAGCAGCTCCACAGCATCCCCTGCAGGGTCCTCTACACTGCTGCACAAGAGTGTGCTGCACTCCCAGGGCAACAACTGA
- the phf21b gene encoding PHD finger protein 21B isoform X2 gives MELQGLQEALKVEIQCHQDGELKKQLHERQSRVLSEKQLAVRSCPVGTPAKPLSLIKPPSQSIAISVVPAKAPVSMVTAHINGQKAANSDTLQTSPINLQTANRAHRPGELCHSQMLGTLTAVPIKVPQVSSLHRLAGQSPTVLPQVRPKTLIPDSLPHSPCQEQQSSQPLSLARGTAVVSPKSQGLGTFSPERMSSSQGEITPPPLPVPSVSTATASPGVAYAIISATSPAANGVAAMSEAVKVQPLIFSPDSKVIIIQPQIPSSSQGSPGPQAEIPSQEPSPAPSPPHKTNKKEEDPEKIAFMVALGLVTTEHLEEIQTKRQERKRRSTANPAYSLFDPERKRLASNYLNSPLFLSARDSEDLCWKEELEHDDHCAVCKEEGNLQQCHSCTRAYHLDCLHPPLKSPPKGMWMCPKCQKKVLNKENLSWPHNFVQSYVTHKTVREEEKRRLMRRNSELKKECAHLKDEDQRLNKSLLKCRDMKERLLSQQRETQASLERLRALIRLIQRDHMIQVTMTATTTTSGGAALLSLPWIKPSSTSSTSSSTASPAGSSTLLHKSVLHSQGNN, from the exons CTAGCTGTAAGAAGTTGTCCTGTGGGGACACCGGCCAAGCCGCTCTCCCTCATCAAGCCTCCCAGCCAGAGCATCGCCATCTCTGTGGTGCCAGCCAAGGCACCTGTTTCCATGGTGACCGCACACATTAACGGACAAAAGGCGGCGAACTCTGACACGCTGCAGACGTCCCCCATCAACCTTCAAACGGCCAACCGAGCGCACAGACCGGGGGAGCTGTGCCACTCACAG ATGCTGGGAACACTCACAGCAGTGCCCATCAAGGTGCCTCAGGTCAGCTCTCTGCATCGGCTGGCAGGGCAGTCGCCCACTGTGCTacctcag GTTAGGCCAAAGACTCTGATCCCGGACAGCCTTCCCCACAGCCCGTGCCAGGAGCAGCAGTCCAGCCAGCCACTGAGCCTGGCACGTGGTACTGCTGTGGTCAGCCCCAAAAGCCAGGGACTTGGTACCTTCAGCCCAGAGAGGATGTCCAGCAGCCAGGGTGAGATCACGCCACCTCCCCTGCCCGTACCCAGCGTCTCCACAGCCACCGCCAGCCCTGGTGTCGCGTATGCCATCATTTCCGCCACCTCACCCGCAGCCAATGGAGTGGCAGCCATGAGTGAAGCAGTGAAAGTGCAACCCCTGATCTTCAGCCCAGACAGCAAG GTGATTATAATCCAGCCACAGATCCCTAGCAGCTCTCAGGGTTCTCCAGGCCCCCAGGCTGAGATCCCCTCTCAGGAGCCCAGTCCTGCCCCCTCTCCCCCACACAAGACCAATAAAAAGGAGGAAGACCCAGAG AAAATTGCCTTCATGGTAGCGCTCGGCCTAGTCACTACAGAACACTTGGAAG AAATCCAGACCAAACGacaggagaggaagagaagaagtaCGGCTAACCCTGCATACAGCCTGTTTGATCCAGAG CGCAAAAGGCTTGCATCAAATTACCTGAACAGCCCCCTCTTCCTATCAGCCAGAG ACTCTGAGGATCTGTGTTGGAAG GAGGAGCTGGAGCATGATGACCATTGTGCTGTATGCAAAGAGGAAGGGAACCTTCAGCAGTGCCATAGCTGCACCCGTGCTTACCACCTAGACTGCTTACACCCTCCGCTCAAATCCCCACCCAAGGGCATGTGGATGTGCCCTAAGTGCCAGAAGAAG GTACTGAATAAAGAAAACTTGTCTTGGCCACATAATTTTGTTCAATCCTACGTTACACACAAAACAG tgagagaggaagagaagagaagactgATGAGGAGGAACAGTGAGCTGAAGAAAGAGTGTGCACACCTGAAAGACGAAGATCAGAGACTCAACAAATCACTCTTG AAATGCAGAGACATGAAGGAGCGTCTGCTGAGTCAGCAGAGAGAGACCCAGGCGTCTCTGGAGCGTCTCCGAGCCCTAATCCGCCTCATCCAGCGTGATCACATGATCCAGGTCACCATGacagccaccaccaccacttcaGGGGGAGCAGCACTGCTCTCTCTGCCCTGGATCAAACCGAGCTCCACCAGCAGCACGAGCAGCTCCACAGCATCCCCTGCAGGGTCCTCTACACTGCTGCACAAGAGTGTGCTGCACTCCCAGGGCAACAACTGA
- the phf21b gene encoding PHD finger protein 21B isoform X5 — protein sequence MELQGLQEALKVEIQCHQKLAVRSCPVGTPAKPLSLIKPPSQSIAISVVPAKAPVSMVTAHINGQKAANSDTLQTSPINLQTANRAHRPGELCHSQMLGTLTAVPIKVPQVSSLHRLAGQSPTVLPQVRPKTLIPDSLPHSPCQEQQSSQPLSLARGTAVVSPKSQGLGTFSPERMSSSQGEITPPPLPVPSVSTATASPGVAYAIISATSPAANGVAAMSEAVKVQPLIFSPDSKVIIIQPQIPSSSQGSPGPQAEIPSQEPSPAPSPPHKTNKKEEDPEKIAFMVALGLVTTEHLEEIQTKRQERKRRSTANPAYSLFDPERKRLASNYLNSPLFLSARDSEDLCWKEELEHDDHCAVCKEEGNLQQCHSCTRAYHLDCLHPPLKSPPKGMWMCPKCQKKVLNKENLSWPHNFVQSYVTHKTVREEEKRRLMRRNSELKKECAHLKDEDQRLNKSLLKCRDMKERLLSQQRETQASLERLRALIRLIQRDHMIQVTMTATTTTSGGAALLSLPWIKPSSTSSTSSSTASPAGSSTLLHKSVLHSQGNN from the exons AAGCTAGCTGTAAGAAGTTGTCCTGTGGGGACACCGGCCAAGCCGCTCTCCCTCATCAAGCCTCCCAGCCAGAGCATCGCCATCTCTGTGGTGCCAGCCAAGGCACCTGTTTCCATGGTGACCGCACACATTAACGGACAAAAGGCGGCGAACTCTGACACGCTGCAGACGTCCCCCATCAACCTTCAAACGGCCAACCGAGCGCACAGACCGGGGGAGCTGTGCCACTCACAG ATGCTGGGAACACTCACAGCAGTGCCCATCAAGGTGCCTCAGGTCAGCTCTCTGCATCGGCTGGCAGGGCAGTCGCCCACTGTGCTacctcag GTTAGGCCAAAGACTCTGATCCCGGACAGCCTTCCCCACAGCCCGTGCCAGGAGCAGCAGTCCAGCCAGCCACTGAGCCTGGCACGTGGTACTGCTGTGGTCAGCCCCAAAAGCCAGGGACTTGGTACCTTCAGCCCAGAGAGGATGTCCAGCAGCCAGGGTGAGATCACGCCACCTCCCCTGCCCGTACCCAGCGTCTCCACAGCCACCGCCAGCCCTGGTGTCGCGTATGCCATCATTTCCGCCACCTCACCCGCAGCCAATGGAGTGGCAGCCATGAGTGAAGCAGTGAAAGTGCAACCCCTGATCTTCAGCCCAGACAGCAAG GTGATTATAATCCAGCCACAGATCCCTAGCAGCTCTCAGGGTTCTCCAGGCCCCCAGGCTGAGATCCCCTCTCAGGAGCCCAGTCCTGCCCCCTCTCCCCCACACAAGACCAATAAAAAGGAGGAAGACCCAGAG AAAATTGCCTTCATGGTAGCGCTCGGCCTAGTCACTACAGAACACTTGGAAG AAATCCAGACCAAACGacaggagaggaagagaagaagtaCGGCTAACCCTGCATACAGCCTGTTTGATCCAGAG CGCAAAAGGCTTGCATCAAATTACCTGAACAGCCCCCTCTTCCTATCAGCCAGAG ACTCTGAGGATCTGTGTTGGAAG GAGGAGCTGGAGCATGATGACCATTGTGCTGTATGCAAAGAGGAAGGGAACCTTCAGCAGTGCCATAGCTGCACCCGTGCTTACCACCTAGACTGCTTACACCCTCCGCTCAAATCCCCACCCAAGGGCATGTGGATGTGCCCTAAGTGCCAGAAGAAG GTACTGAATAAAGAAAACTTGTCTTGGCCACATAATTTTGTTCAATCCTACGTTACACACAAAACAG tgagagaggaagagaagagaagactgATGAGGAGGAACAGTGAGCTGAAGAAAGAGTGTGCACACCTGAAAGACGAAGATCAGAGACTCAACAAATCACTCTTG AAATGCAGAGACATGAAGGAGCGTCTGCTGAGTCAGCAGAGAGAGACCCAGGCGTCTCTGGAGCGTCTCCGAGCCCTAATCCGCCTCATCCAGCGTGATCACATGATCCAGGTCACCATGacagccaccaccaccacttcaGGGGGAGCAGCACTGCTCTCTCTGCCCTGGATCAAACCGAGCTCCACCAGCAGCACGAGCAGCTCCACAGCATCCCCTGCAGGGTCCTCTACACTGCTGCACAAGAGTGTGCTGCACTCCCAGGGCAACAACTGA
- the phf21b gene encoding PHD finger protein 21B isoform X4: protein MKRELQDGELKKQLHERQSRVLSEKQLAVRSCPVGTPAKPLSLIKPPSQSIAISVVPAKAPVSMVTAHINGQKAANSDTLQTSPINLQTANRAHRPGELCHSQMLGTLTAVPIKVPQVSSLHRLAGQSPTVLPQVRPKTLIPDSLPHSPCQEQQSSQPLSLARGTAVVSPKSQGLGTFSPERMSSSQGEITPPPLPVPSVSTATASPGVAYAIISATSPAANGVAAMSEAVKVQPLIFSPDSKVIIIQPQIPSSSQGSPGPQAEIPSQEPSPAPSPPHKTNKKEEDPEKIAFMVALGLVTTEHLEEIQTKRQERKRRSTANPAYSLFDPERKRLASNYLNSPLFLSARDSEDLCWKEELEHDDHCAVCKEEGNLQQCHSCTRAYHLDCLHPPLKSPPKGMWMCPKCQKKVLNKENLSWPHNFVQSYVTHKTVREEEKRRLMRRNSELKKECAHLKDEDQRLNKSLLKCRDMKERLLSQQRETQASLERLRALIRLIQRDHMIQVTMTATTTTSGGAALLSLPWIKPSSTSSTSSSTASPAGSSTLLHKSVLHSQGNN, encoded by the exons CTAGCTGTAAGAAGTTGTCCTGTGGGGACACCGGCCAAGCCGCTCTCCCTCATCAAGCCTCCCAGCCAGAGCATCGCCATCTCTGTGGTGCCAGCCAAGGCACCTGTTTCCATGGTGACCGCACACATTAACGGACAAAAGGCGGCGAACTCTGACACGCTGCAGACGTCCCCCATCAACCTTCAAACGGCCAACCGAGCGCACAGACCGGGGGAGCTGTGCCACTCACAG ATGCTGGGAACACTCACAGCAGTGCCCATCAAGGTGCCTCAGGTCAGCTCTCTGCATCGGCTGGCAGGGCAGTCGCCCACTGTGCTacctcag GTTAGGCCAAAGACTCTGATCCCGGACAGCCTTCCCCACAGCCCGTGCCAGGAGCAGCAGTCCAGCCAGCCACTGAGCCTGGCACGTGGTACTGCTGTGGTCAGCCCCAAAAGCCAGGGACTTGGTACCTTCAGCCCAGAGAGGATGTCCAGCAGCCAGGGTGAGATCACGCCACCTCCCCTGCCCGTACCCAGCGTCTCCACAGCCACCGCCAGCCCTGGTGTCGCGTATGCCATCATTTCCGCCACCTCACCCGCAGCCAATGGAGTGGCAGCCATGAGTGAAGCAGTGAAAGTGCAACCCCTGATCTTCAGCCCAGACAGCAAG GTGATTATAATCCAGCCACAGATCCCTAGCAGCTCTCAGGGTTCTCCAGGCCCCCAGGCTGAGATCCCCTCTCAGGAGCCCAGTCCTGCCCCCTCTCCCCCACACAAGACCAATAAAAAGGAGGAAGACCCAGAG AAAATTGCCTTCATGGTAGCGCTCGGCCTAGTCACTACAGAACACTTGGAAG AAATCCAGACCAAACGacaggagaggaagagaagaagtaCGGCTAACCCTGCATACAGCCTGTTTGATCCAGAG CGCAAAAGGCTTGCATCAAATTACCTGAACAGCCCCCTCTTCCTATCAGCCAGAG ACTCTGAGGATCTGTGTTGGAAG GAGGAGCTGGAGCATGATGACCATTGTGCTGTATGCAAAGAGGAAGGGAACCTTCAGCAGTGCCATAGCTGCACCCGTGCTTACCACCTAGACTGCTTACACCCTCCGCTCAAATCCCCACCCAAGGGCATGTGGATGTGCCCTAAGTGCCAGAAGAAG GTACTGAATAAAGAAAACTTGTCTTGGCCACATAATTTTGTTCAATCCTACGTTACACACAAAACAG tgagagaggaagagaagagaagactgATGAGGAGGAACAGTGAGCTGAAGAAAGAGTGTGCACACCTGAAAGACGAAGATCAGAGACTCAACAAATCACTCTTG AAATGCAGAGACATGAAGGAGCGTCTGCTGAGTCAGCAGAGAGAGACCCAGGCGTCTCTGGAGCGTCTCCGAGCCCTAATCCGCCTCATCCAGCGTGATCACATGATCCAGGTCACCATGacagccaccaccaccacttcaGGGGGAGCAGCACTGCTCTCTCTGCCCTGGATCAAACCGAGCTCCACCAGCAGCACGAGCAGCTCCACAGCATCCCCTGCAGGGTCCTCTACACTGCTGCACAAGAGTGTGCTGCACTCCCAGGGCAACAACTGA
- the phf21b gene encoding PHD finger protein 21B isoform X1: MELQGLQEALKVEIQCHQDGELKKQLHERQSRVLSEKQKLAVRSCPVGTPAKPLSLIKPPSQSIAISVVPAKAPVSMVTAHINGQKAANSDTLQTSPINLQTANRAHRPGELCHSQMLGTLTAVPIKVPQVSSLHRLAGQSPTVLPQVRPKTLIPDSLPHSPCQEQQSSQPLSLARGTAVVSPKSQGLGTFSPERMSSSQGEITPPPLPVPSVSTATASPGVAYAIISATSPAANGVAAMSEAVKVQPLIFSPDSKVIIIQPQIPSSSQGSPGPQAEIPSQEPSPAPSPPHKTNKKEEDPEKIAFMVALGLVTTEHLEEIQTKRQERKRRSTANPAYSLFDPERKRLASNYLNSPLFLSARDSEDLCWKEELEHDDHCAVCKEEGNLQQCHSCTRAYHLDCLHPPLKSPPKGMWMCPKCQKKVLNKENLSWPHNFVQSYVTHKTVREEEKRRLMRRNSELKKECAHLKDEDQRLNKSLLKCRDMKERLLSQQRETQASLERLRALIRLIQRDHMIQVTMTATTTTSGGAALLSLPWIKPSSTSSTSSSTASPAGSSTLLHKSVLHSQGNN; encoded by the exons AAGCTAGCTGTAAGAAGTTGTCCTGTGGGGACACCGGCCAAGCCGCTCTCCCTCATCAAGCCTCCCAGCCAGAGCATCGCCATCTCTGTGGTGCCAGCCAAGGCACCTGTTTCCATGGTGACCGCACACATTAACGGACAAAAGGCGGCGAACTCTGACACGCTGCAGACGTCCCCCATCAACCTTCAAACGGCCAACCGAGCGCACAGACCGGGGGAGCTGTGCCACTCACAG ATGCTGGGAACACTCACAGCAGTGCCCATCAAGGTGCCTCAGGTCAGCTCTCTGCATCGGCTGGCAGGGCAGTCGCCCACTGTGCTacctcag GTTAGGCCAAAGACTCTGATCCCGGACAGCCTTCCCCACAGCCCGTGCCAGGAGCAGCAGTCCAGCCAGCCACTGAGCCTGGCACGTGGTACTGCTGTGGTCAGCCCCAAAAGCCAGGGACTTGGTACCTTCAGCCCAGAGAGGATGTCCAGCAGCCAGGGTGAGATCACGCCACCTCCCCTGCCCGTACCCAGCGTCTCCACAGCCACCGCCAGCCCTGGTGTCGCGTATGCCATCATTTCCGCCACCTCACCCGCAGCCAATGGAGTGGCAGCCATGAGTGAAGCAGTGAAAGTGCAACCCCTGATCTTCAGCCCAGACAGCAAG GTGATTATAATCCAGCCACAGATCCCTAGCAGCTCTCAGGGTTCTCCAGGCCCCCAGGCTGAGATCCCCTCTCAGGAGCCCAGTCCTGCCCCCTCTCCCCCACACAAGACCAATAAAAAGGAGGAAGACCCAGAG AAAATTGCCTTCATGGTAGCGCTCGGCCTAGTCACTACAGAACACTTGGAAG AAATCCAGACCAAACGacaggagaggaagagaagaagtaCGGCTAACCCTGCATACAGCCTGTTTGATCCAGAG CGCAAAAGGCTTGCATCAAATTACCTGAACAGCCCCCTCTTCCTATCAGCCAGAG ACTCTGAGGATCTGTGTTGGAAG GAGGAGCTGGAGCATGATGACCATTGTGCTGTATGCAAAGAGGAAGGGAACCTTCAGCAGTGCCATAGCTGCACCCGTGCTTACCACCTAGACTGCTTACACCCTCCGCTCAAATCCCCACCCAAGGGCATGTGGATGTGCCCTAAGTGCCAGAAGAAG GTACTGAATAAAGAAAACTTGTCTTGGCCACATAATTTTGTTCAATCCTACGTTACACACAAAACAG tgagagaggaagagaagagaagactgATGAGGAGGAACAGTGAGCTGAAGAAAGAGTGTGCACACCTGAAAGACGAAGATCAGAGACTCAACAAATCACTCTTG AAATGCAGAGACATGAAGGAGCGTCTGCTGAGTCAGCAGAGAGAGACCCAGGCGTCTCTGGAGCGTCTCCGAGCCCTAATCCGCCTCATCCAGCGTGATCACATGATCCAGGTCACCATGacagccaccaccaccacttcaGGGGGAGCAGCACTGCTCTCTCTGCCCTGGATCAAACCGAGCTCCACCAGCAGCACGAGCAGCTCCACAGCATCCCCTGCAGGGTCCTCTACACTGCTGCACAAGAGTGTGCTGCACTCCCAGGGCAACAACTGA